In Acidobacteriota bacterium, a single window of DNA contains:
- a CDS encoding aspartate racemase: MKNIGIVACSAEGAALCYRTIAQAAEPYLGEYNHPTVTLHSIAMSQWMPAFNAGDYRGVGELMLRSAKVVAEAGADFAICPDNSCHLSWAYFIDRSPIPWLHIGDVVAQEAQRKASKKAGLLGTRFTMTGPMYRDAFRRHSIDVLPPEPEDQQMIDEVIWSELVHGSFPETSRLRYNQVISRLKKKGCDSVILGCTEIPLLVRPDDCPLPTLDSTRLLAHAAAEYAIGVGKPSVLASRKVGGNL; encoded by the coding sequence ATGAAAAACATAGGAATTGTCGCCTGCAGCGCCGAGGGTGCTGCGCTCTGCTATCGGACGATCGCCCAAGCGGCGGAACCATACCTCGGCGAGTACAACCATCCGACGGTGACGCTACACTCAATTGCCATGTCGCAGTGGATGCCTGCGTTCAACGCCGGCGACTATCGCGGAGTTGGCGAGCTCATGCTGAGGTCAGCAAAAGTGGTCGCGGAAGCTGGAGCTGACTTTGCAATTTGCCCAGACAACTCCTGCCATCTTTCGTGGGCATACTTCATCGATCGCTCGCCCATTCCCTGGCTGCATATCGGCGATGTTGTGGCCCAAGAAGCGCAACGCAAGGCATCGAAGAAGGCGGGATTACTTGGAACTCGCTTCACTATGACTGGTCCCATGTATCGCGACGCTTTCCGCCGTCACTCCATTGATGTACTTCCGCCCGAACCTGAGGACCAGCAGATGATTGATGAGGTCATCTGGAGCGAACTCGTCCACGGCAGTTTTCCGGAAACATCCAGGCTGCGATACAACCAGGTAATCTCGCGCCTCAAAAAGAAAGGATGCGATTCGGTGATACTCGGCTGCACCGAGATTCCCCTTTTGGTCCGACCCGACGACTGCCCTCTGCCTACTCTGGATTCCACGCGGCTACTTGCACACGCTGCCGCCGAGTATGCCATCGGAGTAGGCAAACCATCAGTGCTTGCTTCCCGCAAAGTGGGAGGCAACCTTTAA
- a CDS encoding glyoxalase: protein MAINVRGMAPLLQVFDMPTSLTFYCDKLGFEIVTSDGKQEPDFDWVLLRLEGVELMLNTAYERANRPAKPDLERTRGHRDVTLYFGCPDVDGAYAYLRSMKVDAKEPKVAWYGMKQMYLKDPDDYELCFQWRAS from the coding sequence GTGGCGATCAATGTTCGCGGTATGGCGCCGCTGTTGCAGGTCTTCGACATGCCCACTTCACTCACCTTTTATTGCGATAAGTTGGGCTTCGAGATTGTCACCTCGGATGGGAAGCAAGAGCCGGACTTTGATTGGGTGCTGCTAAGGCTTGAGGGTGTAGAACTCATGCTGAATACGGCCTATGAGCGAGCGAACCGTCCAGCAAAACCGGATTTGGAACGCACCCGCGGCCATCGAGATGTCACGCTGTATTTCGGCTGTCCCGATGTCGATGGGGCCTATGCGTATTTGCGTAGCATGAAAGTGGACGCGAAGGAACCAAAGGTGGCGTGGTACGGCATGAAGCAGATGTACCTCAAAGATCCTGATGATTACGAGCTTTGTTTCCAGTGGCGCGCAAGTTAA
- a CDS encoding CPBP family intramembrane metalloprotease domain-containing protein — MTSRKALSVYLVLTLAISAIFWTLIIWSKHLSAGFGYVFGLMWSPGAAALLTCRILKRDVRSLGWTWPQRKYVVLSYVIPLAYAAVAYGTVWITRQGGFNSDFVTRLVSRFGLSGMPPAGVLVLYLVLASTVGVIQSVSSALGEEIGWRGFLVPELAKVTSFTKVSLISGVIWAAWHTPILLFADYNAGTNRWYGLACFSVMVISISFIFAWMRLASGSLWTGAILHASHNLFVQAVFDNFMRDTGRTLWLTTEFGAALALSAAGCALLFWTKRNQLSHLEAAPQTVAAKAS; from the coding sequence ATGACAAGCCGCAAAGCACTCTCAGTCTACCTGGTACTCACGCTCGCCATCAGCGCGATTTTCTGGACACTCATCATCTGGAGCAAGCACCTCTCCGCCGGCTTTGGCTACGTCTTCGGACTGATGTGGAGCCCTGGCGCAGCGGCCCTGCTCACATGCCGCATCCTCAAGCGCGACGTCCGCTCTCTCGGCTGGACGTGGCCGCAGCGCAAATATGTCGTGTTGAGCTATGTCATTCCACTGGCATACGCCGCCGTTGCTTACGGCACAGTCTGGATTACCCGCCAAGGCGGATTCAACTCCGATTTCGTCACCCGGCTCGTCTCCCGTTTCGGACTCAGCGGGATGCCGCCCGCCGGCGTGCTGGTGCTTTATCTGGTGCTCGCATCGACCGTGGGAGTCATTCAGAGCGTCAGTTCCGCTTTGGGAGAAGAGATCGGATGGCGCGGATTCCTTGTCCCTGAACTCGCGAAGGTCACGTCGTTCACCAAGGTCAGCCTGATCAGCGGAGTGATCTGGGCAGCCTGGCATACTCCAATTCTTCTGTTCGCCGACTACAACGCCGGCACCAACCGCTGGTATGGCCTGGCATGCTTCAGCGTGATGGTCATCTCCATCAGCTTCATCTTCGCCTGGATGCGCCTGGCCTCCGGCAGTCTCTGGACCGGCGCCATCCTGCACGCCAGCCACAATCTGTTCGTGCAAGCCGTCTTCGACAACTTCATGCGCGACACCGGCCGCACACTCTGGCTAACCACCGAATTCGGAGCCGCACTCGCACTCAGCGCCGCCGGCTGTGCCCTGCTCTTCTGGACAAAGCGCAACCAACTCAGTCATCTCGAAGCAGCGCCGCAAACCGTCGCTGCGAAGGCAAGTTAG